AATAAATATCCATTTGTATACACTCTGTGTGTTAATGGAATTGTACTAACAGAAACTTTATCGTCTTCAAAAATAAGTTCACTTTTTTTAGAAGTTAACTCGTGAAAAATCATTTTATATTTTGCGTGAGATTGAGAAATTTTTAATTGTAATAAAGTAACTTCTTTAATGCCTTTTGGTCCATAAATATGAAGATCCTTTTCTCTATTTAAAATTCCGTAAGTAGAAAGTAAACCAACTAAACCATAAAAATGATCTCCATGTAAATGAGAAATAAAAATATGATTGATTTTAGAAAAACCAACTTTATATTTTCGCATTTGACGTTGCGTTCCTTCACCACAATCAACCAAAAAATGACTGTTGTTAATTTCTAAATATTGTGAAGTTGGAAAAGCGTTTATTCTTGGAGTTGCAGAATGGCAACCTAAAATAGTAAGAGTTATACTCATCTAATAACGAATCGTTTAGATATGGTTTTGTTTTTATCCTGAATACTGTAAATGTACATTCCTGTTGGTAAATCATTCTTATAAAAAGGAATGGTGTTTTTACCAGATTTTATTGAAAGACTTTTTTTAAAAACGGTTTTACCTAAAACGTTTTTAACAGTAAAAAAGATGTCTGATTTTGATGTTGAAGTAAAACTAATTTTAGTTGAACTTGTAAAAGGATTTGGAGCAGCAGATAAACCATCAATAGATTTTTCTTGAGAAAATCCGAATGTGGTAATACTTAAAAATAAAATAAAAAGTATTTTTTTTATCATTTGTTAGCTGTTTAAAATCCTAATTCTCTTTCTATAGCTTCCATTTCTAGAACATCTTCTGCTTCTTGTAAAGTAGGAACAATGTTAAAATGCTCTGGAAAATCGTCTACATCAATTTCTGAATTAACTACTACAAATGATGTGCCATTCTCCTTTTTTTGATCAGCTATATCCAAAAATAGTAAAAAATCTTCGTTAGTTGTGTTAATCTTATTAGAAATTTGTACGATTATATTTTCTTTTTGAAGTTTTTTTTCTTCTATTAAGAAGGAATTATAAAATTCAGAAAACGAGTTTTCATCACTTATAATACCTGTGTAGGTATCTTTTTTGTCTATTTGCATAACTTATCTTTTTACTTGTTGTGCCAATAAATATATAACAGCCATTCTAACTGCAACTCCGTTTTCAACTTGATTTAAAATGATAGATTCATTAGAATCTGCAACATCACTTGTAATTTCAACTCCACGATTTATCGGTCCTGGATGCATGATTACAATTTTCTTGCCAAGGTTGTCTAAAATATCTTGATTGATACCAAAAAGTTGCGTGTATTCTCTAGTAGAAGGGAAGTATTTAATATCCATTCTTTCATGTTGTACACGTAAAACGTTTGCAACATCACACCATTCTAGTGCTTTTTTAAGATTGGTTTCTACTTCTACACCTAAACTAGAAATGTATTTAGGAATTAATGTTGTTGGTCCACAAACTTTTACTTGTGCACCTTGTAATTGTAAAGCAAAGATGTTTGATAAAGCAACTCTAGAGTGCAAAACATCACCAACAATAACAATTTTTTTACCTTTTACGCTTCCTAATTTTTCTCTAATAGAATAAGAATCTAATAAAGCTTGGGTTGGGTGTTCATGAGTTCCATCACCAGCATTTATAATTTTTGCATCCACATGTCTAGATAAGAAAACACCAGCACCAACACTTGCGTGTCGCATAACAACAATATC
The window above is part of the Polaribacter sp. SA4-12 genome. Proteins encoded here:
- a CDS encoding T9SS type A sorting domain-containing protein — its product is MIKKILFILFLSITTFGFSQEKSIDGLSAAPNPFTSSTKISFTSTSKSDIFFTVKNVLGKTVFKKSLSIKSGKNTIPFYKNDLPTGMYIYSIQDKNKTISKRFVIR
- a CDS encoding DUF1829 domain-containing protein, producing MQIDKKDTYTGIISDENSFSEFYNSFLIEEKKLQKENIIVQISNKINTTNEDFLLFLDIADQKKENGTSFVVVNSEIDVDDFPEHFNIVPTLQEAEDVLEMEAIERELGF
- a CDS encoding aspartate carbamoyltransferase catalytic subunit → MSELSVEHLLGIKYLKETDIDLIFRTADHFKEVINRPIKKVPSLRDITIANLFFENSTRTKLSFELAEKRLSADVINFSAGQSSVKKGETLIDTVNNILAMKVDIVVMRHASVGAGVFLSRHVDAKIINAGDGTHEHPTQALLDSYSIREKLGSVKGKKIVIVGDVLHSRVALSNIFALQLQGAQVKVCGPTTLIPKYISSLGVEVETNLKKALEWCDVANVLRVQHERMDIKYFPSTREYTQLFGINQDILDNLGKKIVIMHPGPINRGVEITSDVADSNESIILNQVENGVAVRMAVIYLLAQQVKR